From a region of the Micropterus dolomieu isolate WLL.071019.BEF.003 ecotype Adirondacks linkage group LG21, ASM2129224v1, whole genome shotgun sequence genome:
- the bmp10 gene encoding bone morphogenetic protein 10 codes for MASIWVSQPGTICSSKTLLLVFSILLLQGPLRGQSSPISNTHQRHRSAPGLGDGHGGVVDPSLLEQGNNMNMQSLLESLKEQFLRTFNLSGMSPPPLPPGSMREEPPEYMMELYNRFANDRTAMPTASIIRSFKNEDSSPSVVGVGGVRRHPLLFNMSVPHHERITAAELRLYTLVQTDRHLYAGVDRKVAIYELESHDGDDNVTDENTVRGDKFRGGGEQIELVELASRQVYGTDNGWQAFDLTAAVQRWRKSDRGSTHRLEVHISSMANEEDVQGMTGDNKDRNPPEGDMKIDTSPEEKHKPLLIVFSDDQSSDHRDDKRELNEMIDHETSNMVLQNDLGTGLNGLWGQQGRDRDEGVEEAEPDEEDLIQMRSNLIYDTASRIRRNAKGNHCKKQSLYVEFKDIGWDSWILAPTGYDAFECTGICSFPLTKHVTPTKHAIVQTLVNINSPQKAARACCVPTKLDPISLLYLDDTGVVTYKYKFEGMVVAECGCR; via the exons ATGGCGAGCATTTGGGTCTCTCAACCGGGAACCATCTGCAGCTCCAAGACTTTGCTCTTGGTGTTTTCCATCCTGCTGCTCCAGGGGCCTCTCCGTGGACAGAGCAGCCCGATCTCCAACACCCATCAGAGGCATCGCTCTGCTCCGGGGCTGGGAGATGGTCATGGAGGCGTGGTGGATCCGTCACTGCTGGAGCAGGGCAACAACATGAACATGCAGAGCCTGCTGGAGAGTCTGAAGGAACAGTTTCTGCGGACTTTCAACCTGTCTGGCATGAGTCCTCCTCCCCTGCCTCCTGGAAGCATGCGAGAAGAGCCCCCTGAGTACATGATGGAGCTCTATAACCGTTTCGCTAATGACCGCACTGCCATGCCCACCGCCAGCATCATCCGCAGCTTCAAAAATGAAG ATTCATCTCCCAGTGTTGTGGGAGTTGGAGGAGTGAGGCGTCACCCACTCCTCTTCAATATGTCTGTCCCCCATCATGAACGCATCACAGCAGCTGAGCTTCGCCTTTACACCCTTGTCCAGACTGACCGCCACCTGTATGCTGGTGTTGACCGCAAGGTTGCTATCTATGAACTGGAATCGCATGACGGAGATGACAACGTGACAGATGAAAACACTGTGAGAGGCGACAAATTCAGAGGGGGAGGAGAGCAGATAGAGCTGGTGGAATTGGCTTCACGTCAGGTCTATGGCACTGATAACGGCTGGCAGGCCTTTGACCTCACTGCTGCTGTTCAACGCTGGCGTAAATCTGACCGTGGAAGCACGCACCGGCTGGAGGTGCACATTTCTAGCATGGCTAATGAAGAGGATGTTCAAGGGATGACAGGGGACAACAAAGACAGGAATCCACCTGAAGGGGACATGAAGATTGACACCAGCCctgaggaaaaacacaaacctctgctgattgttttctctGATGACCAAAGTAGTGATCACCGTGATGACAAGCGTGAGCTGAACGAGATGATTGACCACGAAACCTCTAACATGGTTCTCCAGAATGACTTGGGGACTGGCCTGAATGGGCTGTGGGGGCAGCAGGGGAGGGACAGGGATGAGGGTGTTGAAGAAGCTGAGCCAGATGAAGAGGACCTCATCCAAATGCGCTCCAATCTGATCTATGACACAGCATCCCGAATTCGTCGCAATGCCAAGGGAAACCATTGCAAGAAACAATCTCTGTACGTAGAGTTCAAAGATATTGGATGGGACAGTTGGATTCTGGCACCCACCGGTTACGATGCCTTTGAGTGCACTGGCATATGTTCCTTTCCTCTGACCAAGCACGTCACACCCACCAAGCATGCCATTGTCCAGACATTGGTGAACATCAACAGTCCTCAGAAGGCAGCACGAGCTTGTTGCGTGCCCACCAAGCTGGACCCCATCTCCCTGTTGTATCTGGATGACACAGGCGTGGTCACCTACAAGTACAAGTTTGAAGGCATGGTGGTGGCTGAGTGTGGCTGCAGATAG
- the ch25hl3 gene encoding cholesterol 25-hydroxylase-like protein encodes MDVSSAEDGEACALILQGLWEYARAGQEVILLSPYLPASYAFLTHVLLCAPFLALDALASVSERVRSWRIAPDSGPPPSLRRWFDCFWRVLYRYLTTVLPATAVFQTLRSPGPLPELAPSCWQLFVEVFACFLLFDMLFFMWHFSMHRVPGLYKRIHQLHHQHHTPFALAAQDASSAELLSLLLLALTSSWVVGCHPLSEAFFHLINSWLAVEDHCGYDLPWALHRLLPCLGGAPYHQAHHSTYTGNYAPYFTHWDHLFGTYCASVLHSRPE; translated from the exons ATGGACGTAAGCTCTGCAGAAGATGGAGAAGCATGCGCGCTTATCCTCCAGGGGCTTTGGGAGTATGCGAGAGCAGGGCAGGAGGTTATCCTGCTGTCCCCGTACCTGCCTGCGTCCTACGCCTTCTTGACGCACGTCCTGCTCTGCGCACCTTTCCTCGCGCTGGACGCGCTGGCGAGCGTCAGTGAGCGGGTCCGGTCGTGGAGGATCGCGCCAGACTCGGGTCCACCGCCGTCTCTAAGACGATGGTTTGACTGTTTTTGGAGGGTACTGTACAGATACCTGACTACCGTCCTCCCCGCCACCGCGGTCTTTCAGACGCTGAGGAGCCCTGGTCCGTTACCGGAGCTGGCTCCGTCCTGCTGGCAGCTCTTTGTGGAAGTCTTCGCATGTTTCCTGCTTTTTGACATGCTCTTCTTCATGTGGCACTTCTCCATGCACAG AGTTCCCGGGCTCTACAAGAGGATCCACCAGCTGCATCACCAGCACCACACACCCTTCGCTCTGGCAGCTCAGGACGCCAGCTCAGCTGAGCTgctgtctctgctgctgctggctctgACCAGCTCCTGGGTGGTGGGCTGCCACCCTCTGAGCGAAGCCTTTTTCCACCTCATCAACAGCTGGCTGGCGGTGGAGGATCACTGTGGCTACGACCTGCCTTGGGCTCTGCACAGGCTGCTGCCCTGTCTGGGAGGAGCCCCCTACCACCAAGCCCACCATAGTACCTACACTGGCAACTACGCCCCCTACTTCACCCACTGGGACCACCTCTTTGGTACATACTGTGCATCAGTGCTGCATTCACGTCCAGAGTGA